In Ananas comosus cultivar F153 linkage group 7, ASM154086v1, whole genome shotgun sequence, the sequence tttaattttaacttataatatctatttttaaattttaaattttgaaatttaaaatttcaaatctctatACTCTATAGAATTATTATCTATAAACATAATGAAAGCTCAATTTTTTTGGACGCGTGGCGCTGGCGGAAGGGAAAAGTATGGCTCCAATGATCAAAGCCAATTTTCTAGTTCGAATTACTTATCGGCGGGTCTGTCTAACGAAGGGTTTGGAAGGACCATCGGGTGACAAGTGTTTTGGACGCGTGGCGCTGGCGAAAGGAAAAATTATGGCTCCAATGATCAAAGCCAATTTTCTAGTTCAAATTACTTCTCGGCGGGTTTGTTTAACGAAGGGTTTGGGCGGACAATTGGGTGACAAGTGTCCTCCCAAACCCTTCGttactctctctccttctctctctctatctctctctctatatatatttatatatatataattttaaattttgatatcaaaagttaaaattttgattctttcaaattttaaaNTCTCGGCGGGTCTGTCTAACGAAGGGTTTGGGTGGACCATCGGGTGACAAGTGTCCTCCCAAACCTTCCTttactctctctccttctctctctctctctctatatatatatatatttatatatatataattttaaattttgatatcaaaagttaaaattttgattctttcaaattttaaaattttaaaatttaaaatttatattttaaattctaaatttcaattttaacttataatatttatttccaaattttaaactccgaaatttaaaattttaaatatctaaactctatggaattaattaattacttttattaataattcattatatattatataattaattaatttattaataatacatgtaataaatcacataataaaatctaacctgaTAAATGCAATTTACATCACATAAAATATCACTGTATAAAAGAAATACAACATTTTCATTTtaggagtaaaattttagaaatatagtgtatttgtgtgtatatataactaattttattaaacaatttcttctacaattctatttttcttctatttattaatttttttaaaattattttggtagatttatctcaaatccttttcatataaatctttataaaataaattgttctgtaaatttactttgcgcatatatcaattttaaatacttttatttaaatagatttaactattaaattatttttatatatgttttatttaattaataattaaacttataaaactgtttaaaaatattaaaaaaataaaatttattataaaaatatttttatatccgcagcatcgcgcagGTATTTTACTAGTTTTAACAAGAATGGTGGTTGTGATTTAATCATTGCATTTAACaagtaatcaaatttaaaaaataatatttgagccttgaaatataaggaaaaaaattagCCTACTTTGGGTGTGAAATTGAGACAAATGTCCCTCCAGGTCAACCTGTGTCTGGAATCATCTAGGCTTatctaggcccaaaactaaccaataaatttttttccatttatttattttgttttagagAATCATCATATCCTTCTGAGGATCAATCACATCAATTAATTACATTAATCACATCAATTAATCACATCAATCACATCAATCTAGAACTGTTCCAATCTAATTCTTATACTAGATCTTATTCTCCCTTGGCCAAGAACATGATTTTGTACAATATAGAGTTATTCTTCTAGTAATGGCTAACTTGTACTTTACTCTTcttttacaaaatataaaacaaataagTTTAGCAGAGAGCTAATGTGCAGACTTATTAATGTTAGTGCCTCTTCAATCATCTTTATTCAGATAACATTTCTACAGAAGCTCTAGTTGAGTTGAATTAGTTTTCTGTTTATGAAACAATATGTTGTTAGATGTAATCGCTCATCATGTATACGCAACTTTACTAGACCTAGTAGTTGCAGCGGGTGTCTATGATTTTGTTATTTAATAAAGTATCTATCCGAATAACGCATACAGTTAGGTCAGAGGCATCAAATTATAACTCTGACTTTTGAATTATAAAATCTCATTTTGTTCATCCTGCTGCATTAGactctttaaatttatttctttactgAGCACtctttaaaaattattagtgtTGTCTACTGTCCCTAACTCAAGTGATAAAGGATTTGATGTTTGGTACtcgaagttttaaatttgaattctaattaattcacatttctggctaaaatttttttttttaaaaaaataaatgaagcgaatAATATGCTACCTAAATAACATGAAACAAGCCCGTCTCACTGTGCTAGGGTGTTACATAAAATTACTTANtaaatctttataaaataaattattgtgtaaatttactttgcgcatatatcaattttaaagacttttatttaaatagatttaactattaaattatttttatatatattttatttaattaataattaaacttataaaactgtataaaaatatcaaaaaaataaaatttattataaaaatatttttatatccgcagcatcgcgcgagTATTTTACTAGTTTTAACAAGAATGGTGGTTGTGATTTAATCATTGCATTTAACaagtaaatcaaatttaaaaaataatatttgagccttgaaatataaggaaaaaaattagCCTACTTTGGGTGTGAAATTGAGACAAATGTCCCTCCAGGTCAACCTGTGTCTGGAATCATCTAGGCTTatctaggcccaaaactaaccaatagattttttttccatttatttattttgttttagagAATCATCATATCCTTCTGAGGATCAATCACATCAATTAATTACATTAATCACATCAATTAATCACATCAATCTAGGACTGTTCCAATCTAATTCTTATACTAGATCTTATTCTCCCCTGGCCAAGAACATGATTTTGTACAATATAGAGTTATTCTTCTAGTAATAGCTAACTTGtagtttacttttcttttacaaaatataaaaacaaataagTTTAGCAGAGAGCTAAAGTGCAGACTTATTAATGTTAGTGCCTCTTCAATCATCTTCATTCAGATAACATTTCTATAGAAGCTCTTTCTGAATTGAGTTAGTTTTCTGTTTGTGAAACAATATGTTGTTAGATGTAATCGCTCATCATGTATACGCAACTTTGCTAGACCTAGTAGTTGCAGCGGGTGTCTATGATTTTGTTATTTAATAAAGTATTTATCCGAATAACGCATACAGTATGGTCAGAGGCATCAAATTATAACTCTGACTTTTGAATTATAAAATCTCATTTTGTTCATTCTGCTGCATCAgaatctttaaatttatttctttactgAGCACtctttaaaaattattagtgtTGCCTACTGTTCCTAACTCAAGTGATAAAGGATTTGATGTTTGGTACTCgaggttttaaatttgaattctaattaattcacatttctggctaaattttaaaaaaaaaaaaaataaatgaagcgaatAATATGCTACCTAAATAACACGAAACAAGCCTGCCTCACTGTGCTAGGGTGTTAcataaaattacttaaaaaagGTTGTTGGTGTCACATTAAATTAATTTCCACCTCGGGATCGCCGCCACCGCCATTAATTGGAGATTAGTGGCAAACATGCCTTGATGATATCTAATTTATTAGTGGAAGCTCACACACACGCTTGCGAGTTGGTTCCTTTTTATAGCCTTAGCTTTTCATGATGCCCCAAAACCCCTAAACCTTTTAAAAGCACTTTTAGGCTTAGGCTTTTTCTGTAGCTTCTGCAAGAAGCTTGTGCTTTTGTGtgtaaatatatatgaattggtattctaaactttttatggaaaaaaaaaacatgagaaAAAAGAGGGAGCTTCTTAGTCACCAAACCCAATAGCACAAGTCACTTGATTCCAACCCCTAAAATGTTCTTCTCAATCAATGATTTATGTAGACTATAAGAAAGATAGATTTTTCGTGGAGAAATATTTATGACCAACTTACAAAAAGAAGCAATAGAACAGCCAAATTTTTGCtgaagcataaaaaataataataaaattttttttgcagcaAAATTGTTATTGTTTTATGGCAAAATATTATTGTTTTCTGCGAATTGAGGATGTTATAAATATTTAGAgacaattattatattattgatcgtatttagtaaatttagattttaaagtttttaagcTTTTTCGAGGAGTCGGGTTGGGTTAAATGATCATGGATAAATGTCCTGTGTTGTCAAATCTGATTGGATTGAATTGATGGATTGATACATCCAACGAAGTCatacttataaaatttaataggtCAAGTGAAGGACATGTTTGTGCGTGTTTCACCGAAAGTGAAGTTGCGGCTAAAATAGATCTTTGGAAGAACTAAAGTTtaggtaaattttattttatttttatctgtttGTAAGATTATAGAACTGAAGTTCttctaattttactatttatttaatagaaaataaataatacataaacTAATTAAACATGCGAGATATgaattaatacttttttttctttgtaattaACTTTAGCATGCGATATTTTTAAGAGTTTGAGTTTCGGCTGAAGGTAAAGTTGCGGTGAACTAAACAACAAATATAAGTATTTGCGGTCAAAAATCAATCCATTCCTCTCCATTTTCGGTGAAGCAAGCACAACGGCCCTAactgttaggatttggttagatttgtagttaaatcctatttggataagaattaatatttaaatctgtttgagataaattaagatttaaatattaattagaggataaacctaactaaattaggattaatatttaaatctattagagattgattaagacagatttagatattaattggagtagaaatcctaaatatactagAATTGGGTACATTCTAGTTGGAGCATTATAAATAATGCATTGggtaaaattaatttagagaAGCTGTGAGGGTGTACGGCAGGAGCTTGTGGGTGCCGTacccgagagagagaaaaagagagagagagagagttatccAATGTGTTGAGTGCACCTAGTGTATGGGTGTGCGTGGATGATTGTCTTCTTTGTGgaattatagaagacgagagaagggtaggagagattcaagaaagagggctcgggttgtagctactctgtgcagaagaggagtcaagtgtaatcttctcttatttaatgaatcttattttacctgcatatttttctcttttatgattgtatcagcttttgctgaggagacgggtttatggtaaaaatccgatttgacgtttccgttgcggaatcccaacaatcaataccggatccacagcagtcggtatcggagcgggttgcggattcacgagatccggtaccggggctaGTACCGAATTCCCAACACTAACAAGTTTCATCGAAAACATAAtcgaatcaaatttgatcaacccaagtatacataatatatgttatgagttgagttagaatactatcggtagcaaacgggctctgttgcaacccatttattttcgatgataaagcctccaaatcgacgatcgacactattgaacttgatctatactaattgaagcatctagaaatcaaattttatgtcttttttatattgttttcttatccatcaaccagacacaaaaatgaacgggtGATGATTGGAGTCTTGTAATACAGATCACGAGTATAGATCTtcttctaaatagtttaaaaaattttctaagcaaaattcaattaatttggatatttttacactgttaaacaagaaaacgttTTCTAtagaccattaaaattataaaatttgaaacactttgataattaggtcaataatgtcataaaaatttgaaatttgatttctaaatgcttcaagtgatatagatcatgttcaacaatgtcgatcatcaatttggaggctcgatcattaaaaataaatatgtgaCAACGGaactcgtttgctatcgatagcattccagctcaactccaCATGGTACTATTATTATTTGACATAAGTTGGATTCGAAGCTAATCCAACAACCTGACCCAttaagggggcgtttggattgattATTTGTAGATCCAATGTAACTCAAatgtagtggtgtttgagttttcttaaagtgtgattatttttttattgtttgttttcaCGTAACTCGTacagtctgaaagttaaattcaattatctTATTCTATTTGTTTTAATATTAACTTGGTGTTGatgaaattagttttttgagttctaTCGTTTGTTTTAATATAAGCGAGTGGATTccgttatctcctaaatatagtgtTAAATTTaccgctataaaatttaacctattaaataattaaaatttttattattatataaatgtactcctaatttattataaataagataattctattctattactatttaataaattttttagaaaagggTTAGCATGGCGGAAATTGAGTTCAGCacttcagagagagagaaaagtcgagaatagataaaataaaaatataacataacatgagttacactatattttttaacttgtactaaaataaatatcgaaaataataaaatttgagtttcagCCGTccacttacatcaaaataaacggCCCATAAGGACGCACAAAAAGCCGgcaatttggaaaaaaaaaatgtgcagCGACCGACCGACGACTCGTAACAAAAACCGGTCAACCGTCTCCCTCCACACGTCCCGTCCGGTCGTTGCCACAACAACGAcgacaaataataataatatttaaattaattaaaataataaaaaaaacataataataataataataataataattaaaaaaaaaatgtggataTACAAATCCAACTCGAAAAGGTGAGGTAAGGACCTCCGACATTTTCGCATCCGCCCTTGTGCTATTCTGATGTTACCACGTGGTTCCTatgcattttaaattttgaatttttagaaaagtaaatgaaattAGTCTCTTAGAATAATCTTGTTGTAGCTATTACAGATAATTTTGTGATGCGGCCAATTTGGCATTAGAGCTTCTGGAGCAACGCGACCCAACGAATTTGAGTCAAAACTTTCGTTGCGAGAAATATTTAAATGGTCATAAATTTTCGCTCGAATATTCGATTTCAGCGTGCAACACCAGCtcgaaaaatattttcaagATCTATGCGTGAAATCGCGAAGCCATTTCGGCCGGATTTGAAACCCAAATTTAATTATCTCTGCCTCCATCTATATTATGTGATTAGGTTTAGAAACATATAACAACTTATTATCTGCGTCTACTAGGATTCAGATATTGCCTATATATTTAGGCATGGCATTCGAATATTGTAATCAAAGTTTtgagaattaattaataatattttcatctTTATCAAAAAATTAGTTCTttgtatgttatttttttttgttctcgtatttttttcctcttaatGTGGCTGAGCCCTACATCATTTTGAcactatattttttgaattatataattttagagTCAATTCTAAATCTCTATCTTTTGTGAGGTCGCGAGTTCAATACTGACAATAACCGGTGGATAAAAAATACGTGAGCTAAGTTAAAAAATGGGAATAGTTCGGGGACTAAACCGGTGGATAAAAAGTATGTGAGGTAAGTTATAAAATGGGGATAGTTCGGGGACCAACTGTGGAATTTTGCCGATAAAAGAGAGGGACAAGTTTAGACGTAAGAAGCGCCAGGAATATATTAGCATTTGAGCACCGCATCATACGATTCCCTTCCCCCCTCTCCTCCGTTCATGGCCGAGCTCGTCCCTCGGCCAAtctccgtcgccgccgccgccaattccgatcgtcgacgacgacgacgacgatgacgatgacgacgacgacgacgacgacgatccacCGCGGCTGCCGCTTCTGCCGCCGCGGCGCCGCCGTCGACCCCGAGTGGgcccgcctcctccgccgcttcgTCCGCCGCCTCCTCGACCACCTCCTCGCCTGCTCCTGCGCCGGCCCCGCCTCGTGCTCCGGCCGGTACCGCCGCCTCGGCGCCGCCGCGCCGGCGCCGGCCCCGGCAGCGTCTCTTCGTCCCGCGGCGCGGCACGGAATATCGAGGCGAGATTCGGACTGGTGTCCCTGAAAGTGAGGCCTCCTCGGAGACTGCCATATTGGGAAAACGAGCCTCATGGTAATGTAGATGATTGTTTAATCtaatcattattttctaaattaataattattgccCCCAAAATAAAAGCTCTGTTTCATTGTATTATATTCATGTAGTTTTATGTCATTTTCAAAATTCAGTATTATTGTTGTTCAtaatttgttgttgttgttgttttttttgggggggggggggagagcgaaaaatttgattggtttatttcaatttttgcaGGTTAAGTATGTGGGAGATGAGGAGGAACAAAAGGGGCTACAAATGAGAGGGCTAAATTTAATGGATAAAGTTTTAGTAGTTAGAGGAGCAAGGATCACATTTAGCATTTGGGATGTTGGAGGTATGAATCAAATTTTAGTATCAAATATTATGAATTCGAATtcaattctttgttttttttttttaattttagttttttcatGTTGGTAAATTTCCGAAGGTGAGAGCCGATTTCGCGACCACGTCCCGATCGCATGTAAAGATGCTGCGGCGATCCTCATCATGTTCGATCTCACCAGCCGATGCACGCTGAATAAgttcgtattttttttttctatcggtatttccaattaattttttgataaagattcgcgattcaaaattttcttttatacccAGTTTAGAAAGGATTTAGATACTACATTtcaaccttttttctttttgtacgTTATTCATGTTTTTATGATTTCAAAATTACTTATAAATGTTTCATAATTACTTATGAAACaactttttgtttatttttcagtGCTATTGATTGGTATCAGCGCGCAAGAAAATGGAATAAGGTATTGCAATTTGTCCAATTTTTCATGAGTATAATCATTCTCACATAGTTAGATATCTAATTTTTCTACATTATGAAAAACATAGTAATTATTGCGTATTAATAACTATCTCAATTTTGTATTTCTACACAGACGGCGTTACCGATCTTAATAGGAACCAAATTCGATGACTTTGTTCAGCTTCCTCTTGAAATGCAATGGATGATTATTAATCAGGTAATCTCTTTTCCAACAACCCTGCaattatttgttaatttttgtCAGATAAATGTGCTAACACTTTTACAGTTTCTGTTTGTTAATCAGAAAAACTTCGAGAACTTAAGCATCCTAAATATTTCAATTGTGTTAACTTTAGCCACAAAAGTTTCATGATAACACAGCTAATTATACAATATAAATACGAAACTTTGCGATCGAAGTACATATTCTTTTCATTTAATGATAGGCAAAAGCTTTAATGCACCGTATCATTTTGATAAGGACGCAATCTACAGCAAATCAAAATAGGAATACAATGTACTTACGATGTTGATTAAGTGGTTTCAAGGAGAATATATCTTTGTCTCATGGGCCCTCTACAAAGTTTTGTACCCCACAAATCAATTATGCAAAGCAAGGGGCAAAGTATTGAATCATCACCAAGTAATCCAtgctgaaaatttattttctgaaagTTACAGAGTACCAAACTTAAGATTAATACATCAGAAACAAAAGCATTTGAATCATATTGTGCCATTGATTGTGAGAAG encodes:
- the LOC109712643 gene encoding septum-promoting GTP-binding protein 1 (The sequence of the model RefSeq protein was modified relative to this genomic sequence to represent the inferred CDS: added 3 bases not found in genome assembly), producing MVKYVGDEEEQKGLQMRGLNLMDKVLVVRGARITFSIWDVGGESRFRDHVPIACKDAAAILIMFDLTSRCTLNNAIDWYQRARKWNKTALPILIGTKFDDFVQLPLEMQWMIINQARAYARVMKATLFFSSATHNINVNKIFKFITAKLFNLPWTIERNLTIGEPTIDF